In a genomic window of Salegentibacter salegens:
- the trxB gene encoding thioredoxin-disulfide reductase: MSDKIERIKTLIIGSGPAGYTAAIYAARADLKPVMYTGMEPGGQLTTTTEVDNFPGYADGVDGPKMMMDLQKQAERFGTEVRMGMVTEVEFIDKPGGIHKACVDNATWVEAETIIISTGATAKYLGLPSEQRLRGGGVSACAVCDGFFYKGQDVAIVGGGDTAAEEATYLANICKKVTMLVRGDQMRASKAMQHRVNSTKNIDVKFNTEVDEVIGEQVVEGLRMLNKETGEKEQIEITGLFIAIGHKPNTDIFKGTLTMDDTGYLITEGKSTKTNIPGVFASGDVQDKIYRQAVTAAGTGCMAALDAERYLAEIESEEGEEVKTTKKVEA, from the coding sequence ATGAGCGATAAAATAGAAAGAATTAAAACCTTAATTATAGGATCTGGACCGGCAGGATATACTGCAGCAATTTACGCGGCAAGAGCCGATCTTAAACCCGTTATGTATACAGGAATGGAACCCGGTGGGCAGTTAACCACAACTACTGAAGTGGATAACTTTCCCGGTTATGCCGATGGAGTAGATGGGCCTAAAATGATGATGGATCTGCAAAAGCAGGCCGAACGTTTTGGTACCGAAGTGAGAATGGGGATGGTAACTGAAGTTGAATTTATCGATAAACCCGGCGGAATTCATAAGGCCTGTGTAGATAATGCTACCTGGGTGGAAGCCGAAACGATTATTATATCTACCGGTGCTACCGCTAAATACCTTGGATTGCCAAGTGAACAACGTTTGCGTGGTGGTGGAGTTTCAGCATGCGCGGTTTGTGACGGATTTTTCTATAAAGGCCAGGATGTGGCGATAGTTGGTGGTGGCGACACGGCTGCTGAAGAAGCTACCTATCTAGCCAATATCTGTAAAAAAGTAACAATGCTGGTAAGAGGTGACCAGATGCGGGCTTCTAAAGCGATGCAACATCGAGTAAACAGTACTAAAAATATAGATGTTAAATTTAATACTGAAGTAGATGAAGTTATTGGCGAACAGGTAGTAGAAGGACTAAGAATGCTGAATAAAGAAACCGGTGAAAAAGAGCAAATCGAGATTACCGGATTATTTATTGCCATTGGTCACAAACCAAATACCGATATTTTTAAAGGTACATTAACGATGGATGATACCGGGTATTTAATTACCGAAGGGAAATCTACTAAAACCAATATTCCGGGAGTTTTTGCTTCGGGTGATGTACAGGATAAGATTTATCGCCAGGCGGTTACTGCAGCAGGAACCGGTTGTATGGCTGCTTTGGATGCAGAACGCTATTTAGCTGAAATAGAAAGTGAAGAAGGAGAAGAAGTAAAAACTACGAAGAAAGTAGAAGCTTAA
- a CDS encoding trimeric intracellular cation channel family protein, with translation MELTLFNILDLLGTIAFAISGALAAMDRRLDLFGIFIIGFVTAIGGGTLRDTLIGNTPVTWMENTIYIYLIGAVTILAIIFRNKINYLKKSLFLFDTIGLGVFTITGVEIGIRNGLDPIICIALGTMTGTFGGVIRDILCNEIPVIFRKEIYATACIFGGLVFVIMHELGVNRDIIYLTTTLMVISIRLIVVKYHISLPYFYISSEKNN, from the coding sequence ATGGAACTTACTTTATTTAATATTCTAGACCTCCTCGGGACCATTGCCTTCGCTATTTCTGGCGCATTGGCAGCTATGGACCGTAGGCTTGACCTTTTTGGTATTTTTATTATTGGTTTTGTAACTGCCATTGGCGGTGGCACATTACGCGATACTTTAATAGGAAATACTCCCGTGACCTGGATGGAAAATACCATTTATATTTACCTTATTGGTGCCGTAACCATTCTTGCCATTATTTTTAGGAATAAAATTAATTATCTTAAAAAATCCCTCTTCCTTTTTGATACCATTGGCCTGGGAGTTTTTACCATCACCGGTGTTGAAATTGGTATTAGAAACGGGCTTGACCCCATTATTTGTATTGCCCTTGGTACTATGACAGGTACTTTTGGTGGTGTAATTCGCGATATTCTCTGTAACGAAATCCCAGTAATTTTTAGAAAGGAAATTTACGCCACCGCCTGTATCTTTGGCGGACTCGTTTTTGTTATAATGCACGAGCTTGGCGTAAACCGCGATATCATTTACCTAACCACAACGCTTATGGTAATTTCAATTAGACTTATTGTTGTGAAATATCATATCTCACTACCCTATTTCTATATTTCTTCGGAAAAAAACAATTGA
- a CDS encoding YeeE/YedE family protein: MRSIGYLLIGIFFGIVMFKSEAASWFRIYEMFQFQSFHMYGIMGSALLLGVIGVQIIKRKNLKSFFGERISFIPKEKSFSRYMYGGIIFGLGWALAGACPGPIFTLIGAGFLPILIVFIGALLGTFLYGLLRKKLPH, from the coding sequence ATGAGAAGTATAGGATATTTATTGATAGGTATATTTTTTGGAATCGTAATGTTTAAATCTGAAGCCGCTTCCTGGTTTAGGATTTATGAAATGTTCCAGTTCCAGTCGTTTCATATGTATGGAATTATGGGTTCGGCCTTGCTTTTAGGAGTTATTGGCGTTCAAATTATAAAACGAAAAAACCTAAAATCTTTTTTTGGCGAACGTATTTCATTTATTCCGAAAGAGAAAAGTTTTAGCCGCTATATGTATGGGGGAATTATCTTTGGATTAGGTTGGGCGCTTGCTGGTGCCTGCCCGGGACCAATTTTCACCTTAATTGGTGCAGGATTTTTACCAATTTTAATCGTATTTATAGGTGCACTTTTAGGAACTTTCTTATACGGATTGCTTCGGAAGAAGTTACCGCATTAA
- a CDS encoding YeeE/YedE family protein, translating to MEWIFEPWPWYISGPLIALIMFLLIFIGKSFGMSSNLRTMCTMCGADSKADFFNFDWKSQRWNLIVVVGAIIGGFIGANLLSNDLSVAINPDTITILEDLGFNSAGEAYLPTEIYSWEAVGGIKALIILLVGGILIGFGARYAGGCTSGHAISGLSNLQLPSLIAVIGFFIGGLVMVHLLFPLIF from the coding sequence ATGGAATGGATTTTTGAGCCCTGGCCCTGGTATATATCGGGTCCGCTTATAGCTTTAATAATGTTTTTACTCATCTTTATTGGTAAAAGTTTTGGAATGTCTTCTAACCTTAGAACCATGTGCACAATGTGTGGTGCCGATTCTAAAGCCGATTTTTTTAATTTCGATTGGAAATCTCAACGCTGGAATCTTATTGTGGTAGTAGGAGCAATTATTGGCGGATTTATTGGAGCAAATTTATTAAGCAACGATCTTTCGGTAGCTATAAATCCTGATACGATTACTATTTTGGAAGACCTGGGCTTTAATAGTGCCGGTGAAGCCTACCTACCAACCGAAATTTATAGTTGGGAAGCAGTTGGCGGAATTAAAGCGCTTATCATTCTATTGGTTGGCGGGATCTTGATTGGTTTTGGTGCACGCTACGCCGGTGGGTGTACATCTGGACACGCTATTTCTGGACTTAGTAATTTGCAATTGCCTTCTTTAATCGCCGTTATCGGTTTTTTTATAGGTGGTTTGGTGATGGTGCATTTGTTATTTCCTCTAATATTTTAA
- a CDS encoding NAD(P)-dependent oxidoreductase: MKFNKIVCVDHTKLEDWAIEELQEFSEAKVKVYKESPDSEKELIERIGDAEAVIVSWKTQIPENVIKECSNLKYIGMACSLYDDESANVAVDFARKQEITVKGIFDYGDPGVIEFIVSELIRLLHGFGEQQWRKMPVELTDKKIGIIGLGTTGKMLAEALLPLGADLYYFSRSRKKEWETKGLQYLSLEELLKTSEIISLHLPKNTKILGEEEFKTFGAGKILINTSLGLPFEEGAFENWIKSEGNFGIFDGDGGASLSKETKGLNRVISHKKSAGWSAETQRRLSEKVLENLKDYFK, from the coding sequence ATGAAATTCAATAAAATTGTTTGTGTAGACCATACAAAATTAGAAGACTGGGCCATAGAAGAACTCCAGGAATTTAGCGAAGCTAAAGTAAAGGTTTATAAAGAAAGTCCTGATTCAGAAAAAGAGCTCATTGAACGAATTGGCGATGCAGAAGCGGTAATAGTTTCTTGGAAAACGCAAATCCCTGAAAATGTTATAAAAGAATGTAGCAACCTTAAATATATTGGGATGGCCTGCAGCCTTTATGATGATGAATCGGCTAATGTTGCTGTAGATTTTGCCAGGAAGCAAGAAATTACCGTGAAAGGTATTTTCGATTATGGCGATCCCGGGGTGATAGAATTTATCGTTTCAGAATTAATAAGATTGCTACATGGATTTGGAGAGCAACAGTGGCGAAAAATGCCGGTGGAACTTACCGATAAAAAGATTGGAATTATCGGGCTGGGGACTACCGGGAAAATGCTGGCTGAAGCTTTATTGCCGCTTGGAGCCGATCTTTATTATTTTAGTAGAAGCAGAAAAAAGGAATGGGAGACCAAAGGGCTTCAGTATTTATCTTTAGAAGAATTGCTGAAAACTTCGGAAATCATTTCGCTACATCTTCCAAAGAATACAAAAATCCTGGGAGAAGAAGAATTTAAAACTTTTGGTGCAGGAAAAATATTAATCAATACTTCGCTGGGCCTTCCGTTTGAGGAAGGAGCTTTTGAAAATTGGATAAAATCTGAAGGTAATTTTGGGATTTTTGATGGTGACGGCGGTGCTTCGCTATCTAAAGAAACAAAAGGTTTAAATCGAGTGATTTCGCATAAAAAAAGTGCTGGTTGGAGTGCTGAAACTCAGCGTAGATTATCTGAAAAAGTGCTGGAGAATTTAAAGGATTATTTTAAATAA
- a CDS encoding helix-turn-helix domain-containing protein has translation MENNELANRVIELRNRKGFSQEFLAEESGVSLRTIQRVENGETQPRGDTLQRIAKGLGVTSEELIDWKLEKNNSYLALLNSSALSFLFFPVLGILVPLVMWISKKNEIHNINKTSKEILNFEITWCILLFFTCIGFISINFYRVQTASYITPSLLLNPIIFWLIICFLYLFNLVIVLYNSFRLKAEKNVLYFFRIPFLR, from the coding sequence ATGGAGAACAATGAATTAGCAAACAGGGTAATTGAGCTAAGGAATAGAAAGGGATTTTCTCAAGAATTTTTAGCCGAGGAATCTGGAGTTAGCCTTAGAACTATTCAAAGAGTGGAAAATGGAGAAACCCAGCCAAGAGGAGATACTTTACAGCGAATTGCCAAAGGGCTTGGCGTAACTTCTGAAGAACTTATTGATTGGAAATTAGAGAAAAATAATAGTTATCTCGCATTACTGAATAGTTCAGCATTAAGTTTTCTTTTCTTTCCAGTATTAGGGATTTTAGTTCCATTAGTGATGTGGATATCTAAGAAAAATGAAATTCATAATATTAATAAAACAAGCAAAGAAATATTGAATTTTGAGATTACCTGGTGTATTCTGTTGTTTTTTACTTGTATAGGGTTTATTAGTATTAATTTTTACCGTGTACAAACAGCCTCGTATATTACTCCATCTTTACTGCTTAATCCTATAATATTTTGGTTGATAATCTGTTTTCTTTACCTGTTTAATTTAGTCATCGTTCTTTATAATTCATTTCGATTGAAGGCTGAAAAGAATGTTTTATATTTTTTTAGAATACCATTTTTAAGGTAG
- a CDS encoding acyl-CoA carboxylase subunit beta, translating into MSQNIEKLNDKIKQAHLGGGEKRIAKQHEKKKLTARERVDYLMDEGSFEEIGILVTHRTTGFGMEDQKIYGDGVVTGYGTINGKLVYIFAQDFTVFGGSLSETHAEKICKIMDLAVKVGAPMIGLNDSGGARIQEGVKSLGGYADIFHRNVKASGVIPQISAIMGPCAGGAVYSPAMTDFTLMVQDTSYMFVTGPNVVKTVTNEEVTSEELGGASTHATKSGVTHITSFNDIACLEDIKKLVSYMPQNNKKAPEKLPYKLGDEIREELDSLIPDSSNKPYDMHEVISGIIDKDSFFEIHKDYADNIIVGFARLGGRSVGIVANQPMSLAGVLDVDSSKKAARFTRFCDCFNIPLLVLVDVPGFLPGTDQEWNGIILNGAKLLYALSEATVPKVTVITRKAYGGAYDVMNSKHIGADLNYAWPTAEIAVMGAKGASEIIFRKEIQEAEDSEAKLAEKEAEYAETFANPFEAAQRGFIDEVIMPRDTRRKLLKAFSMLENKKVLRPKRKHGNIPL; encoded by the coding sequence ATGAGTCAGAATATAGAAAAGTTAAACGATAAAATTAAGCAAGCGCACCTTGGTGGCGGTGAGAAACGTATTGCGAAGCAGCACGAAAAAAAGAAACTTACCGCACGGGAACGTGTAGATTATTTAATGGACGAAGGTTCTTTTGAAGAAATTGGCATCCTGGTTACCCACAGGACCACCGGTTTTGGAATGGAAGATCAAAAAATCTATGGAGACGGTGTCGTAACCGGCTATGGTACAATTAACGGAAAACTGGTCTATATTTTTGCCCAGGATTTTACCGTTTTTGGTGGGTCGCTCTCAGAAACTCACGCCGAAAAAATTTGTAAAATAATGGACCTGGCTGTAAAAGTTGGAGCACCAATGATTGGGCTTAACGATTCAGGTGGGGCAAGGATTCAGGAAGGCGTAAAATCGCTTGGCGGTTATGCCGATATTTTTCATAGAAATGTAAAGGCTTCTGGGGTTATTCCGCAGATTTCTGCCATCATGGGACCTTGCGCCGGTGGAGCGGTTTATTCTCCGGCAATGACAGATTTTACACTTATGGTTCAGGATACCAGTTATATGTTTGTAACCGGTCCAAACGTGGTGAAAACGGTAACTAATGAAGAGGTAACTTCCGAAGAATTGGGTGGGGCTTCTACCCACGCCACAAAATCTGGTGTAACGCATATCACTTCTTTTAACGATATCGCCTGCCTGGAAGATATCAAAAAACTGGTGAGCTACATGCCTCAGAACAATAAAAAAGCGCCAGAAAAACTTCCGTATAAATTAGGGGATGAAATTAGGGAAGAATTGGATTCCTTGATTCCCGATAGTTCCAATAAACCTTATGATATGCACGAGGTGATTAGCGGAATTATAGATAAGGATTCTTTTTTTGAAATTCATAAAGATTACGCCGATAATATTATTGTCGGTTTTGCGCGTTTAGGCGGAAGAAGTGTGGGGATTGTTGCTAATCAGCCAATGAGCCTTGCCGGAGTTTTAGATGTAGACTCATCTAAAAAGGCGGCGCGTTTTACCCGTTTTTGCGATTGTTTTAATATCCCGTTGTTGGTGTTGGTAGATGTACCCGGATTTTTACCTGGAACCGATCAGGAATGGAATGGAATTATTCTTAACGGCGCAAAATTACTTTATGCGCTTAGCGAAGCCACAGTGCCAAAAGTAACCGTGATTACCCGTAAAGCCTATGGTGGCGCTTACGATGTGATGAATTCCAAACACATTGGAGCCGATCTTAATTATGCCTGGCCAACAGCTGAAATTGCCGTAATGGGAGCCAAGGGAGCGAGTGAAATTATTTTTAGAAAGGAAATCCAGGAAGCTGAAGATAGCGAAGCGAAACTAGCTGAAAAAGAGGCCGAATATGCTGAAACTTTTGCAAATCCGTTTGAAGCTGCGCAACGCGGATTTATTGATGAGGTAATTATGCCACGCGATACCAGAAGAAAATTATTGAAAGCTTTTAGTATGCTGGAAAATAAGAAAGTGCTTAGACCCAAGCGAAAGCACGGGAATATTCCTCTATAG
- the accC gene encoding acetyl-CoA carboxylase biotin carboxylase subunit, whose translation MKKILVANRGEIALRVMKTIQKMGIKTVAVFSKADRNAPHVKFADEAVCIGEAPSNESYLKGDKIIEVAKELGVDGIHPGYGFLSENAGFAENVEKNRITWIGPGSKAIKIMGSKLAAKDAVKDYDIPMVPGIDEAITDPEKARKIAKEIGFPILIKASAGGGGKGMRIVENEKDLEDQMKRAISEAESAFGDGSVFIEKYVSSPRHIEIQVLADSHGNYIHLFERECSIQRRHQKVVEEAPSVVLDSKLRKQMGKAAVKVAKACDYVGAGTVEFLFDESQNFYFLEMNTRLQVEHPVTEYITGVDLVEQQIRIARGEKLRLLQEDLKIKGHAVELRVYAEDPMDNFMPSVGKLEKYSIPKGENIRVDNGFEEGMEVPIYYDPMLAKLITYGKTREEAIQLMLKAIKQYEVEGVMTTLPFGKFVFEHEAFRSGNFDTHFVKNYYSAKKLENEIEEEAKLAAIVALKQYLKDQHELRLPAN comes from the coding sequence ATGAAGAAAATATTAGTAGCCAATAGGGGAGAAATTGCTTTACGGGTAATGAAAACCATTCAAAAAATGGGAATCAAGACCGTTGCAGTTTTTTCTAAAGCCGATAGAAACGCGCCCCACGTAAAGTTTGCCGACGAGGCGGTTTGCATAGGAGAAGCACCTTCTAACGAATCTTACCTAAAAGGCGATAAAATTATTGAAGTGGCTAAAGAACTTGGTGTAGACGGGATTCATCCCGGTTATGGATTTTTAAGTGAAAATGCCGGTTTTGCCGAGAATGTTGAGAAGAACAGAATTACCTGGATAGGCCCTGGATCTAAAGCTATCAAGATAATGGGAAGTAAACTGGCTGCTAAAGATGCGGTTAAAGATTACGATATTCCAATGGTTCCGGGAATTGATGAGGCGATTACCGATCCCGAAAAAGCCAGGAAAATAGCTAAAGAAATAGGTTTTCCTATTTTAATAAAAGCTTCTGCCGGTGGCGGTGGTAAGGGAATGCGTATTGTTGAAAACGAAAAAGACCTGGAAGACCAGATGAAACGTGCCATTAGCGAAGCTGAATCTGCTTTTGGAGATGGCTCGGTTTTTATAGAGAAATACGTTTCTTCACCAAGACATATTGAAATCCAGGTTTTAGCTGATTCCCACGGGAATTATATTCATCTTTTTGAGCGGGAATGCAGCATTCAGCGTAGGCACCAAAAAGTGGTGGAAGAGGCTCCATCGGTTGTTTTAGATTCCAAACTTAGGAAACAAATGGGAAAAGCTGCCGTAAAAGTGGCTAAAGCTTGCGATTATGTAGGAGCAGGGACTGTTGAATTTTTATTTGATGAAAGTCAGAATTTCTATTTCCTGGAGATGAATACTCGTTTGCAGGTTGAGCATCCCGTAACCGAATATATTACCGGTGTAGACCTGGTAGAACAACAGATTAGGATTGCCCGAGGTGAAAAATTGAGATTGCTTCAGGAGGATTTAAAAATAAAGGGGCACGCAGTAGAACTTAGGGTTTATGCCGAAGATCCTATGGATAATTTTATGCCTAGTGTAGGAAAGCTTGAAAAATACAGTATTCCGAAAGGTGAAAATATTCGTGTAGATAACGGGTTTGAAGAAGGAATGGAGGTTCCTATTTATTACGACCCGATGCTGGCAAAATTAATTACTTATGGAAAAACCCGCGAGGAGGCAATTCAATTAATGCTCAAGGCGATAAAGCAATATGAAGTTGAGGGCGTAATGACCACACTTCCGTTTGGAAAATTTGTTTTTGAACACGAGGCTTTTAGAAGTGGAAATTTTGATACACATTTTGTAAAGAATTATTATTCCGCTAAAAAACTGGAAAATGAAATTGAAGAAGAAGCAAAATTAGCGGCAATTGTAGCTTTAAAACAATACCTCAAAGATCAACATGAGTTGAGGTTACCGGCTAATTAA
- a CDS encoding acetyl-CoA carboxylase biotin carboxyl carrier protein subunit — MEKKYKVKVNNSFEFEFTKDQITALDTQEIADKHYHLLKENRSFKAEVLTENFLQRKYDIKINSNTYKVAISNELDLLIEEMGLSLGTAQMINDIKAPMPGLILEVNVDEGAKVKEGDFLLVLEAMKMENTLTAPRDGVVKSVSVKTGQTVEKNQLLIEME; from the coding sequence ATGGAAAAAAAATATAAGGTTAAGGTGAATAATTCATTTGAATTTGAATTTACCAAAGACCAGATCACCGCTTTAGATACGCAGGAAATTGCCGATAAGCATTACCACCTATTAAAAGAAAATCGCAGTTTTAAGGCTGAGGTTCTAACCGAAAACTTTCTTCAACGCAAGTACGATATTAAGATCAATTCAAATACTTATAAAGTAGCTATTTCCAATGAGCTGGATTTACTTATTGAAGAAATGGGACTTTCCCTGGGAACTGCGCAAATGATAAATGATATAAAAGCGCCAATGCCCGGGTTAATTCTGGAAGTTAATGTTGACGAAGGTGCTAAAGTAAAGGAAGGCGATTTCTTGCTGGTTTTAGAAGCTATGAAAATGGAAAATACACTTACTGCACCCAGGGATGGTGTGGTAAAATCTGTCTCTGTTAAAACCGGGCAAACTGTTGAAAAGAACCAGTTATTAATTGAAATGGAATAA
- a CDS encoding type II toxin-antitoxin system HigB family toxin — protein MRIISKRTLRDFWESHADCEDQLKSWYRETERSEWKNINELKSAYPSASILKNNRIVYNIKGNNYRLIVKFNFEFQICWIRFIGTHADYNKIDANNI, from the coding sequence GTGAGAATAATTTCGAAACGAACTTTACGAGATTTTTGGGAAAGTCACGCTGACTGTGAAGATCAATTAAAATCCTGGTATAGAGAAACAGAAAGATCTGAATGGAAAAATATTAATGAATTAAAAAGTGCATATCCAAGTGCAAGTATTTTAAAAAATAACCGAATTGTTTACAATATTAAAGGAAACAATTACCGATTAATTGTAAAATTCAACTTTGAATTTCAGATTTGCTGGATAAGATTTATTGGTACTCACGCAGATTATAACAAAATAGACGCAAATAATATCTGA
- a CDS encoding helix-turn-helix domain-containing protein, which translates to MNIAPIRNEKDYQKALDRLEVIFDAKKGTEQGDELEILSILIDRYENENFPIGMPDPIEAIKFRMEQMGMKQKDLAEIVGFKSRVSEVLNKKRKLTLNMIRKLNTTLHIPTEVLVQDY; encoded by the coding sequence ATGAATATCGCACCGATAAGGAATGAAAAAGACTATCAAAAAGCACTCGACCGACTTGAGGTGATTTTTGATGCAAAAAAAGGAACTGAACAAGGGGATGAGTTAGAAATTCTTTCCATTTTAATCGACCGATATGAGAATGAGAATTTTCCGATTGGAATGCCCGATCCTATTGAGGCCATCAAATTCCGAATGGAACAGATGGGAATGAAACAAAAAGATTTAGCAGAGATTGTTGGATTTAAAAGCAGGGTAAGTGAGGTTTTAAATAAAAAACGAAAATTGACTTTGAATATGATAAGGAAGTTGAACACTACGCTTCACATTCCGACAGAAGTTTTAGTTCAGGATTACTGA
- a CDS encoding MBL fold metallo-hydrolase has product MKIKQFKDDPLAHYSYALVSDGEMALVDPSRNPMQYYKYAEENNAKIVAVFETHPHADFVSGHLQIQQETGSTIYISKNVGVEYTHTPFDEGDEVKIGDASIKAIHTPGHSPDSLTFIAEENGETIMFSGDTLFIGDVGRPDLREKAGNMKAKRVELAKQMYNTMQTKFNELPDDTIIYPAHGAGSLCGKNMSDASSSTLGNERQGNWAFKDQTEEEFVEEILKDQPFIPAYFGFSVELNRKGALNVQKAKYEVPVKLYVDSVEKEGITVVDTRDGDAYKKGHLPNSINIMARSESDKYETWLGAIIEPEEEFYLVAESVDQIDDLLERTAKIGYEKQMKGVVTLSEKVSKSSDEFNLEDFKANKDKYTIVDIRNESEIAEGKIFDDAKAIPLNELRNRTDELPGDKPFMVHCAGGYRSAAGSSILENKFKNTKVYDLSEAIKEFS; this is encoded by the coding sequence ATGAAGATAAAACAATTTAAGGACGATCCTTTAGCGCATTATTCTTACGCTCTTGTAAGTGATGGAGAAATGGCCCTGGTAGATCCAAGCCGTAATCCTATGCAATATTATAAATATGCCGAGGAAAACAATGCTAAAATTGTAGCGGTTTTTGAAACACACCCGCACGCCGATTTCGTGAGCGGACATTTACAAATTCAGCAAGAGACAGGATCTACCATTTATATTAGTAAAAATGTTGGTGTAGAATATACACATACTCCATTTGATGAAGGTGACGAAGTGAAAATTGGAGATGCCAGTATAAAGGCTATTCATACTCCCGGTCACTCACCAGATAGTTTAACATTTATAGCTGAAGAAAACGGCGAAACCATTATGTTTAGTGGAGATACACTTTTTATAGGCGATGTTGGAAGGCCAGATTTACGTGAAAAAGCTGGAAATATGAAAGCAAAACGTGTAGAATTGGCGAAGCAAATGTACAATACCATGCAAACCAAATTTAACGAATTGCCAGATGATACCATAATCTATCCGGCTCACGGTGCAGGTTCGCTTTGCGGAAAAAATATGAGTGATGCTTCTTCAAGTACTCTTGGAAATGAACGCCAGGGAAACTGGGCGTTTAAAGACCAAACCGAAGAGGAGTTTGTAGAAGAAATTTTAAAAGACCAGCCTTTTATTCCTGCCTATTTTGGTTTTAGTGTAGAGTTAAACCGAAAAGGAGCTTTAAATGTTCAAAAAGCGAAATACGAAGTTCCGGTAAAACTTTATGTAGATTCGGTAGAGAAAGAAGGAATCACTGTAGTAGATACTCGTGATGGGGATGCTTATAAAAAGGGACATTTACCCAATAGTATTAATATCATGGCCCGTTCAGAAAGTGATAAATATGAAACCTGGCTGGGTGCTATTATTGAGCCTGAAGAGGAATTTTATCTTGTTGCTGAAAGCGTAGATCAAATTGATGATTTACTGGAAAGAACTGCGAAAATCGGTTATGAAAAGCAAATGAAAGGGGTAGTGACTTTATCTGAAAAAGTTTCAAAATCCTCAGATGAATTTAATCTCGAAGATTTTAAAGCCAATAAAGATAAATACACTATTGTAGATATTAGAAATGAAAGTGAGATTGCAGAAGGTAAGATCTTTGATGATGCCAAAGCAATCCCGTTGAATGAGCTTAGAAACCGGACAGATGAATTGCCAGGTGATAAGCCGTTTATGGTTCATTGTGCCGGAGGATATCGTTCTGCCGCAGGAAGCAGTATTCTTGAAAATAAATTTAAAAATACCAAAGTTTATGATCTAAGTGAAGCGATTAAAGAGTTTTCATAA
- a CDS encoding sterol desaturase family protein: MEKYLDIIADSFTGYFNYLVNEISNPSWTNYFYWLIGLSLLVWVLEILIPWRKEQKIFRKDFWLDTFYILFNFFLFSLVGYNAISNVAVELFNDFLGFFGVTNIVALEVKDFPIWVQLLIMFVIADFIQWNVHRQLHKQPWLWEFHKVHHSVKEMGFAAQFRFHFMETIVYKTLQYIPLAMIGFGIQQFFVVHMFAVFIGHLNHANVGWNYGIFGYLLNNPKMHIWHHSKELPQNRPYGMNFGLSLSIWDYLFGTAYIPQEGKDIELGFQGDEDFPEDFKNQMAFPFRKKNTQKNSL, from the coding sequence TTGGAAAAGTACTTAGACATAATCGCCGATTCTTTTACCGGGTATTTTAATTACCTGGTGAATGAGATTAGCAATCCTTCCTGGACCAATTATTTTTATTGGTTAATTGGACTGTCGCTTTTAGTTTGGGTGCTGGAAATTTTAATCCCCTGGAGAAAAGAGCAAAAGATATTTCGAAAGGATTTTTGGCTGGATACGTTCTATATTTTATTTAATTTTTTCCTGTTTTCGCTGGTTGGTTATAATGCGATTTCGAATGTAGCAGTAGAATTATTCAACGATTTCCTCGGCTTTTTTGGAGTTACAAATATAGTTGCCCTGGAAGTTAAGGATTTCCCGATTTGGGTGCAACTGCTAATAATGTTTGTAATTGCAGATTTTATCCAGTGGAATGTTCACCGGCAGTTGCATAAACAGCCGTGGCTTTGGGAATTTCATAAAGTGCACCACAGCGTTAAGGAAATGGGTTTTGCTGCACAGTTTAGGTTTCATTTTATGGAAACCATTGTTTATAAAACCTTACAGTACATTCCCCTGGCAATGATAGGTTTTGGGATTCAGCAATTTTTTGTGGTACATATGTTTGCTGTATTTATTGGTCATTTAAACCATGCAAATGTTGGCTGGAACTACGGAATTTTTGGATACCTTTTAAATAATCCTAAGATGCATATCTGGCATCATTCAAAAGAACTTCCGCAAAACAGGCCTTATGGAATGAATTTCGGTTTAAGTCTAAGCATTTGGGACTATTTATTCGGCACAGCATATATTCCGCAGGAAGGTAAAGATATAGAATTAGGTTTTCAAGGAGACGAGGATTTTCCTGAAGATTTTAAAAATCAAATGGCATTTCCATTTAGAAAAAAGAATACACAAAAAAACAGTTTATAA